The following proteins are encoded in a genomic region of Paenibacillus sp. FSL R7-0273:
- the cntC gene encoding staphylopine uptake ABC transporter permease subunit CntC has translation MSVFHKMRGDRLAAMSLTVILLTAFAGIFAPWLAPHSPEQVDMELRYASPSWQYLLGNDHLGRCVLSRLIYGIRPSVLWVFVALAVSALFGAMLGLLAGYFRGKTDNAVMRICDVMLSFPGYVMSLAVVGILGPGIQNILIAFVIMKWAWFARVIRTSVMQYADADYVRFAKATGMSNLTIMIKHIVPVALPDFAVISSSAFGTMILQISGLSFLGLGIEAPHAEWGMMLNEARGVMFSRPELMLAPGLAIVIVVSAVNFCSDALQAALDPKLQRKLSKPRRAVRGLSAKLKGEEVV, from the coding sequence ATGAGTGTATTCCATAAGATGCGGGGGGACAGGCTTGCAGCAATGTCTCTGACTGTCATCCTGTTGACCGCATTTGCGGGAATCTTCGCGCCTTGGTTAGCGCCCCATAGTCCGGAGCAGGTCGATATGGAGCTGCGCTACGCATCACCATCCTGGCAATACCTGCTTGGCAACGATCACCTGGGGCGATGTGTATTATCCAGATTAATATACGGCATACGTCCCAGTGTCCTGTGGGTGTTTGTTGCGTTGGCCGTATCAGCCCTTTTCGGCGCAATGCTCGGACTGCTGGCCGGTTATTTCAGGGGGAAGACGGATAATGCAGTCATGAGGATCTGTGACGTTATGCTGTCCTTTCCCGGTTATGTCATGTCGCTGGCTGTAGTAGGCATATTAGGTCCGGGCATCCAGAACATTCTGATTGCCTTTGTCATCATGAAGTGGGCCTGGTTTGCACGTGTTATCCGTACTTCGGTCATGCAGTATGCCGATGCGGACTACGTAAGATTTGCCAAGGCGACTGGAATGAGCAATTTGACGATTATGATAAAGCACATCGTACCTGTGGCGCTTCCGGATTTTGCCGTCATTTCAAGCAGTGCGTTTGGAACGATGATTCTGCAAATTTCCGGCCTATCCTTTCTTGGTTTAGGCATCGAGGCTCCTCATGCAGAATGGGGAATGATGCTGAATGAAGCAAGAGGGGTGATGTTCTCCCGGCCGGAGCTCATGCTGGCTCCGGGGCTTGCTATCGTCATCGTGGTATCAGCGGTAAATTTCTGTTCCGATGCGCTGCAAGCAGCCCTGGATCCGAAACTGCAAAGAAAATTGTCCAAACCGCGGCGGGCAGTTAGAGGATTGTCTGCCAAACTGAAGGGGGAAGAGGTGGTATAG
- a CDS encoding diaminopimelate epimerase, which translates to MLQEISFVKLSPTQNMTILVTSMHKEEDYAPIASKLMSYDSVYAEQVGFVKMAAHPDAAAALDMAGGEFCGNACMALAALTARQQSMEYGDFTTIHLAASGTDQLISCLVQKTDKDDFFCKLRMPVPWNIDARTLKHEGNDYTVGLVQYSNYLHLVLEVKQFTASLKRMAENLARMLEITSSYSLIGVLLFRPDFNELLPLMHVTSLDTLVWERGCGSGTASVGAYAAWKNNSVFEAPIQQPGGIIRVSANGRNHKNAGVSISGNVCIVAEGKAYINL; encoded by the coding sequence ATGCTTCAGGAAATTTCGTTCGTCAAATTAAGCCCGACACAGAACATGACCATTCTGGTTACAAGCATGCATAAAGAAGAGGATTATGCACCGATTGCTTCTAAGCTTATGTCCTACGACAGTGTTTATGCTGAGCAGGTTGGCTTTGTTAAAATGGCAGCACATCCTGATGCCGCTGCTGCTCTTGATATGGCAGGAGGTGAATTTTGCGGAAATGCCTGCATGGCATTGGCTGCATTAACCGCCCGGCAGCAGAGCATGGAATACGGCGACTTCACAACAATACATTTGGCGGCTTCCGGAACAGATCAACTGATCAGCTGTCTTGTGCAAAAAACAGATAAGGATGATTTCTTCTGCAAGCTTAGAATGCCCGTCCCCTGGAACATTGATGCCAGAACCTTAAAACACGAGGGAAACGATTATACCGTCGGATTAGTCCAATACTCCAATTATCTGCACCTTGTTTTGGAAGTAAAGCAGTTTACCGCCTCCTTAAAGAGAATGGCTGAAAATTTGGCAAGAATGCTTGAAATTACATCCTCTTATTCCCTCATCGGTGTCTTATTGTTTAGGCCTGATTTCAATGAGCTGCTTCCGCTTATGCATGTTACATCGCTGGATACTCTGGTTTGGGAAAGAGGCTGCGGATCTGGAACGGCTTCAGTGGGTGCCTACGCGGCTTGGAAGAATAACAGTGTATTTGAAGCGCCAATCCAACAGCCCGGCGGAATTATCCGGGTCTCCGCGAATGGCAGGAATCACAAAAATGCAGGTGTGAGTATATCAGGAAATGTCTGTATTGTTGCAGAGGGTAAAGCGTATATCAATCTTTAA
- a CDS encoding ribosomal RNA methyltransferase FmrO domain protein: MFLSSLYDYAARFRQMADLYDGTTERSAELTEIIDGYTGFIMNPSNQPLWEELERSGSKRGLELAADLREVSAKCVSIMEKNRAINLLSGIEAPADYFTNIEFCIEQEFGSFQLTPDSKVVMIGSGAFPMTPMLIGRRMNVEVLGLDIDDTAVKLSNKVLKKLGNTLPIRLVTGEIDDYRLEIKLATHIIFSSTVAQKYELLDRLYALTSEDIVVSMRYGNQLKSLFNYPMQTVDDCKWKLAEQVLCPDQVFDVALYCKA, translated from the coding sequence ATGTTCCTGTCTTCACTTTATGATTACGCAGCCAGGTTCAGGCAAATGGCAGATCTATATGATGGCACTACGGAGAGAAGCGCTGAACTCACTGAAATTATTGACGGTTATACCGGTTTTATAATGAATCCAAGTAACCAGCCATTATGGGAGGAGCTTGAACGATCAGGCTCAAAGAGGGGGCTTGAGCTTGCTGCAGATTTAAGAGAAGTCTCCGCAAAGTGTGTATCCATCATGGAAAAGAACCGTGCAATTAATCTCTTAAGCGGGATTGAAGCACCAGCTGATTATTTTACTAACATTGAATTTTGCATTGAACAGGAATTCGGGAGCTTTCAGCTCACCCCCGACTCTAAGGTTGTGATGATTGGCTCGGGAGCCTTTCCGATGACACCCATGCTGATTGGAAGGCGGATGAATGTAGAAGTACTTGGACTGGATATTGATGACACAGCGGTAAAGCTTAGCAATAAGGTCCTGAAAAAGCTGGGGAATACCCTGCCAATACGTCTGGTAACAGGGGAAATAGATGATTACAGGCTGGAAATAAAGCTGGCGACCCATATTATTTTCAGTTCAACGGTTGCCCAGAAATATGAATTACTGGACCGTCTATATGCACTAACCTCTGAGGATATCGTTGTATCGATGCGGTACGGGAATCAGCTTAAATCACTTTTTAATTATCCTATGCAGACTGTGGATGATTGTAAATGGAAGCTTGCAGAGCAAGTATTGTGTCCCGATCAGGTCTTTGATGTAGCGTTGTACTGCAAAGCTTAG
- the cntA gene encoding staphylopine-dependent metal ABC transporter substrate-binding lipoprotein, whose translation MKRKLITLLAAVTALALLAGCGKTENAQTNASSPKQELVYATVKDINDMNPHLYPGSMPAQGMVYESLVENTPEGIKPLLAESWDISADGTVYTFHLRQGVTFHDGEPFNAEAVKQNIDAVQHNAVKHSWIKLSAKITDTKVLDEYTFELKLSEPYYPAMLELSMTRPYVFLSPKDFVNGETKDGVQGYNGTGPYRLTEHQTDQYAVFEANNEYWNGAPELKKITAKVLPTGETTFLALQKGEVNFVFTDDRGTDSIDTEAMDRLIESGDYQVVRSEAMNTKMIVANSSKTDSPAHDRAVREAVWHAIDRESIASQIFNGKETPAETLFSANVNYADIGLKARAYDLQEAARLLDGAGWAASSGGTRTKDGKALSMELFYDAASLSQKTQAELIQNTVKGIGMELRLIGEDSSSIANRRAAGNYDLLFNQTWGLAYDPQSTVSAFTSESSYYHATSGIAQAEELFGKISSVMVATEEDQRKSLYRDILTIVHDEAIFIPITNGNLTVVAPSGLQGIGFKQTQFELPFEKMRFE comes from the coding sequence ATGAAACGGAAATTAATTACTTTACTGGCGGCAGTCACAGCGCTGGCTTTACTGGCCGGATGCGGTAAAACAGAGAACGCACAAACCAATGCGTCCAGTCCAAAGCAGGAGCTCGTATACGCAACAGTAAAGGATATTAATGATATGAATCCGCATCTTTATCCAGGCTCTATGCCGGCACAAGGAATGGTATATGAATCACTGGTTGAAAACACACCTGAAGGAATCAAGCCGTTATTGGCTGAATCATGGGATATCTCTGCAGACGGAACTGTATATACGTTCCATCTGAGACAAGGCGTCACCTTCCATGATGGTGAACCGTTTAACGCTGAGGCAGTCAAGCAGAATATCGATGCTGTCCAGCATAATGCCGTCAAGCATTCCTGGATCAAGCTGTCGGCCAAAATTACGGATACCAAGGTGCTGGACGAATATACCTTTGAGCTGAAGCTGTCAGAGCCATACTACCCGGCAATGCTTGAGCTTTCCATGACCAGACCTTATGTCTTCCTTTCACCAAAGGACTTTGTGAACGGTGAAACCAAGGATGGGGTTCAGGGCTATAACGGAACCGGCCCTTACCGGCTAACCGAACATCAGACGGATCAATATGCTGTTTTTGAAGCCAATAATGAGTACTGGAACGGTGCCCCGGAGCTCAAGAAAATCACGGCCAAGGTGCTGCCGACTGGTGAAACAACATTTCTGGCCTTGCAAAAGGGAGAAGTCAACTTTGTCTTTACCGATGACAGGGGAACGGACAGCATTGATACAGAGGCGATGGACCGGCTGATTGAATCCGGGGATTATCAGGTTGTCAGAAGTGAAGCGATGAACACGAAAATGATTGTTGCCAACAGCAGCAAAACGGATAGTCCGGCGCATGACAGAGCAGTACGGGAAGCTGTCTGGCATGCGATTGACCGCGAAAGTATCGCCAGTCAAATTTTTAACGGAAAGGAAACTCCTGCTGAAACCTTATTCTCCGCAAACGTGAACTATGCAGATATCGGCTTGAAGGCGCGTGCTTATGATCTGCAGGAAGCAGCACGGCTGCTTGACGGTGCCGGCTGGGCGGCCTCAAGCGGCGGAACCCGCACCAAGGACGGGAAGGCGTTATCCATGGAGCTGTTTTATGATGCAGCTTCCTTATCCCAAAAGACACAAGCTGAGCTGATCCAAAACACTGTAAAAGGGATAGGTATGGAGCTGAGGCTGATCGGCGAAGACTCCTCCTCTATCGCTAACCGGAGAGCAGCAGGGAATTATGACTTGCTGTTCAACCAGACCTGGGGGCTTGCATATGACCCGCAAAGTACAGTTTCTGCATTCACATCTGAATCCTCGTATTATCATGCAACAAGCGGTATTGCCCAGGCGGAGGAGCTCTTCGGAAAAATCAGCAGTGTTATGGTAGCTACTGAAGAGGATCAGAGAAAATCGCTGTACAGAGATATCTTGACGATTGTCCATGATGAAGCTATTTTCATTCCGATCACGAACGGAAATCTTACTGTGGTTGCTCCAAGCGGCCTGCAGGGCATCGGCTTCAAGCAAACGCAATTTGAGCTGCCTTTCGAGAAAATGCGCTTTGAATAA
- the opp1B gene encoding nickel/cobalt ABC transporter permease, producing MGRFILKRTLLAVPLLIIISFLTFGLNHLSPMDPAEVVLRAQGVPQVTEALLAETKAALGMDRPFLIRYFTWLASCFRLDFGESYITGTPVWALLGPAFMNTLKLTMVSVIAILAFSVGLGILCALREGRLLDRSIRGVSFFLTSMPSAWLAALMIWFFSVKLDLLPTSGLDSYASYILPVIVLTVSYAGIYFRLVRSAMLSQLHEDYTLYARACGLQERKITLRMLKNSMQVATSVFCMAVPIILGSTVVVESIFAWPGLGSLTVNSILGRDFPVIQAYVLVLAVSFVLFNTLSDLINAALDPKLRKEF from the coding sequence ATGGGCCGTTTTATCCTAAAGAGAACATTGCTTGCGGTTCCGCTGCTTATTATAATTTCATTCCTGACCTTTGGCCTGAACCACCTCTCACCAATGGATCCGGCTGAGGTCGTTCTCCGGGCACAGGGCGTCCCGCAAGTCACTGAGGCCTTGCTCGCAGAGACCAAAGCTGCATTGGGCATGGACCGGCCGTTTCTGATCAGATACTTCACCTGGCTGGCCTCCTGCTTCCGCCTGGATTTTGGGGAATCGTACATTACAGGCACACCAGTGTGGGCCTTACTTGGTCCTGCCTTTATGAATACGCTCAAGCTAACCATGGTATCGGTAATTGCTATTCTCGCATTTTCAGTCGGGCTTGGAATTCTCTGTGCGCTGAGGGAAGGGCGGCTGCTTGACCGTTCTATCCGGGGTGTTTCATTTTTCCTGACCTCTATGCCTTCAGCTTGGCTTGCAGCGCTGATGATCTGGTTTTTCTCAGTAAAGCTGGACTTGCTGCCAACCAGCGGGTTGGATTCCTATGCCAGCTATATTCTGCCGGTAATCGTCCTTACAGTCAGCTATGCCGGGATTTACTTCCGTCTTGTCCGCAGCGCAATGCTGAGTCAGCTTCATGAGGACTATACACTATATGCCAGAGCCTGCGGTCTGCAGGAGAGAAAAATCACACTGCGGATGCTAAAAAACTCCATGCAGGTTGCTACTTCAGTGTTCTGTATGGCGGTCCCTATTATTCTGGGAAGCACGGTGGTAGTGGAAAGCATCTTCGCTTGGCCCGGCCTTGGCTCATTAACCGTGAATTCAATCCTCGGAAGGGATTTTCCGGTTATCCAGGCCTATGTGCTGGTGCTGGCCGTTTCCTTCGTGCTGTTTAATACACTGTCGGATCTCATTAATGCAGCACTGGATCCCAAGCTAAGAAAGGAGTTCTAG
- a CDS encoding alpha/beta hydrolase, translating into MKTAKRMSRWKKVLIWTSVIVVVLVAGGFAYLASATYSPSRQAEAAMQSDAKVTVTEIKQGFRFEPQGAEAVGPNIIFYPGGLVDPASYSPLARTLAEQGHRVYIAKMPLNLAIFGQNKADSFIAEHPDEAYVIGGHSLGGAFASRYAADHSDKLEGIFYLASYADDGGSLSATGLSALQITGTADGVLNWEEWEKTKANLPADTAFISIDGGNHGQFGSYGMQKGDNAPEITEDEQLQNVVQALDEWFITLSK; encoded by the coding sequence TTGAAAACGGCGAAGCGCATGAGCAGATGGAAAAAAGTACTGATATGGACAAGTGTGATCGTCGTTGTCCTTGTAGCAGGCGGATTTGCCTATTTAGCGTCGGCCACCTACAGCCCGTCCAGGCAAGCAGAGGCTGCAATGCAAAGTGACGCTAAGGTAACTGTCACTGAAATCAAACAAGGGTTCCGGTTTGAGCCGCAGGGAGCTGAGGCGGTGGGGCCGAATATCATTTTTTATCCGGGCGGTCTGGTAGATCCGGCAAGCTACTCCCCTCTCGCCAGAACATTGGCAGAACAGGGACACCGGGTATATATTGCCAAGATGCCGTTGAATTTGGCTATTTTCGGTCAAAACAAAGCGGACTCCTTCATTGCTGAACATCCGGATGAAGCCTACGTAATTGGCGGCCACTCACTGGGCGGTGCTTTTGCATCCCGCTATGCAGCGGATCATTCCGATAAGCTCGAGGGAATTTTTTACTTGGCCTCTTATGCCGATGATGGCGGAAGCTTAAGCGCAACCGGCTTATCCGCTTTGCAGATTACAGGAACCGCTGATGGCGTACTCAATTGGGAGGAATGGGAGAAGACCAAAGCTAATCTTCCCGCTGATACGGCATTTATCAGTATAGATGGAGGTAATCACGGGCAATTTGGATCGTACGGCATGCAAAAGGGTGATAACGCGCCGGAAATTACCGAGGACGAGCAGCTTCAGAATGTCGTTCAGGCGCTGGATGAATGGTTCATCACACTAAGTAAATAA
- a CDS encoding methyl-accepting chemotaxis protein — protein MTLLALDNKDTIADETITDELVLKSMENNLAIIRFGLDRRVKYVNAVFASTMGYEAAEMLGMQHQQLCFDGFVNSREYELFWRSMFNGLCFQNKIERKAKNGNTVWLEATYMPIYDEANQKVLGVSKIATNITHRQNNISAVVNELKTMSNDLNGLSSIGMERSRELMSDITYISGVSAHNSATLTHLQEKAGSVQGVVSTIREIASQTQLLALNAAIEAAHAGEYGRGFDVVAKEVRKLSDMVASSINDIRDNVEGIAKEIRTISGGTQKVEESLKQSRQQLEVAMKDFTAISASARLLDAKAQHVTEIV, from the coding sequence TTGACTTTACTGGCCTTGGATAACAAAGATACTATAGCGGACGAAACAATCACAGATGAGCTGGTTCTTAAGTCTATGGAAAATAATCTTGCTATCATCCGATTCGGTCTCGACCGGCGGGTAAAATATGTAAATGCTGTATTTGCATCTACGATGGGGTATGAAGCAGCGGAAATGCTAGGAATGCAGCATCAGCAATTGTGCTTTGACGGCTTTGTAAACAGCAGGGAATATGAGCTATTCTGGCGCAGTATGTTTAACGGTTTATGCTTTCAGAATAAAATTGAACGCAAGGCTAAAAACGGAAACACCGTATGGCTGGAAGCTACTTATATGCCTATCTATGATGAAGCTAATCAGAAGGTACTGGGAGTATCCAAAATTGCAACCAATATTACACACCGCCAGAACAATATCTCGGCAGTGGTCAATGAATTAAAGACAATGTCTAATGACCTTAACGGGCTTTCTTCTATTGGCATGGAGCGAAGCCGTGAATTAATGTCTGATATTACTTACATATCTGGAGTATCTGCTCATAATAGTGCAACACTGACTCATTTACAGGAAAAGGCGGGTTCTGTTCAGGGAGTTGTCAGTACAATCCGTGAGATCGCCTCCCAGACACAGCTTCTAGCCCTGAATGCCGCGATTGAAGCGGCACATGCAGGCGAGTACGGACGCGGCTTTGATGTTGTAGCCAAGGAAGTAAGGAAATTATCTGACATGGTTGCAAGCTCTATTAATGATATCCGGGACAATGTTGAAGGGATAGCTAAAGAGATCAGGACGATTTCCGGCGGAACACAGAAGGTTGAAGAGAGCCTTAAGCAAAGCCGGCAGCAGCTTGAGGTAGCGATGAAGGATTTCACTGCTATCTCTGCTTCTGCCCGGCTGCTGGATGCCAAGGCGCAGCATGTGACAGAAATTGTTTAA
- a CDS encoding opine metallophore biosynthesis dehydrogenase: protein MDGFKRVLLLGTGPAAVQQAVLVKNAFHCEAGIAGRVSSRSELFMAALRTSGNRLSSKVQNESHRLMAGECCLDQVFHGYDTATGKWDTVILNVTADAYLNVLRSLNRDLLAHVKCILLISPTLGSNSLVHNYIQETGLEAEIISCSTYLGDTRWVNGKPSSSVLTTAVKRKLFIGSTQGKSPSINRLTELYRQVGITLEFMSSPLEAESRNISLFVHPALFMNEFSLNTLFRQRPEIKYVYKLFPEGPITYGLIHEMSECWKELLTIFEALNLKSINLLKFMTEDNYPVRAESLPQSSIDSFMSLEPIHQEYLLYIRYASLLIDPFSEPDSEGRYYDFSAVPIQPVFINRDGAWDIPRMPKEDYYRTKIIQGLARHLKLSSPIIDTFIDRYEQQLMFSSHLLQGQKLSEAFQAQDFSEDIQLICSYF, encoded by the coding sequence ATGGACGGATTTAAACGCGTGCTATTGCTGGGTACGGGTCCAGCAGCAGTTCAGCAGGCTGTTCTGGTAAAGAATGCTTTCCATTGCGAGGCTGGAATTGCCGGACGGGTGTCTAGCCGCTCCGAGCTATTCATGGCTGCACTCCGCACAAGCGGAAACCGGTTGTCCTCAAAGGTACAGAATGAATCACACCGGCTGATGGCAGGGGAGTGCTGTTTGGACCAGGTATTTCACGGCTATGACACAGCTACGGGGAAATGGGATACCGTAATCCTGAACGTGACCGCTGATGCATATCTGAATGTCTTACGCAGCCTTAACAGGGATTTGCTGGCGCATGTAAAATGCATACTGCTGATTTCTCCAACCTTAGGCTCCAACAGTCTGGTACACAATTACATACAAGAGACAGGCCTGGAAGCGGAAATTATCAGCTGTTCCACCTATCTGGGGGATACCCGCTGGGTTAATGGAAAACCTTCAAGCAGTGTACTTACTACTGCCGTGAAAAGAAAGCTGTTCATCGGTTCCACTCAAGGCAAGTCTCCCAGCATTAACAGATTAACTGAGCTGTACAGGCAAGTGGGGATTACGCTGGAGTTCATGAGCTCACCGCTGGAAGCAGAGAGCAGAAACATTTCGCTATTCGTGCACCCGGCGCTATTTATGAATGAGTTCTCACTTAATACCCTTTTCAGACAAAGACCAGAAATCAAATATGTGTATAAATTATTTCCGGAAGGGCCGATTACTTACGGGCTGATCCATGAAATGTCTGAATGCTGGAAAGAGCTGCTGACGATATTTGAGGCTTTGAACCTGAAGAGTATTAATCTTCTTAAATTCATGACAGAGGATAATTACCCGGTCAGAGCAGAGAGCCTGCCGCAGTCAAGCATAGACAGCTTCATGTCGCTTGAACCGATTCATCAGGAGTATCTGCTGTACATCCGTTATGCCTCCCTGCTGATCGACCCCTTCTCTGAGCCGGATTCAGAGGGAAGGTATTACGATTTCTCTGCTGTTCCAATCCAGCCGGTATTTATTAACCGCGACGGAGCGTGGGATATTCCGCGAATGCCTAAGGAGGATTATTACCGCACCAAAATAATTCAGGGCTTGGCCCGGCACTTAAAGCTGAGCAGCCCGATCATTGATACCTTTATTGACCGGTATGAACAGCAATTAATGTTCTCTTCCCATTTGCTTCAAGGACAGAAGCTGTCTGAAGCATTTCAGGCACAGGATTTTTCTGAAGATATTCAATTGATCTGCAGTTATTTCTAG
- a CDS encoding TetR/AcrR family transcriptional regulator → MPEKPAKRLPGRPKQANTDISIYQTIISTASALFKEHGYEAVSLQQIGKQCGVSKQAIYYHFASKPELFSVAMTTMLQNIRTVTSRLLDDAGQLEQGLVLLAEARLANPHAEMVTMMREAEPFLEKSQLHAIREAEQQIHELLAGHFRLAISRNFLREEDPMFLAESFSTLMLMGNRESTLPKYESPLVLGQKLVALFLQGAKAH, encoded by the coding sequence ATGCCAGAGAAGCCAGCAAAACGTCTGCCGGGCAGGCCCAAACAGGCTAATACAGATATTTCTATATATCAGACTATCATTTCTACTGCGTCTGCATTATTTAAGGAGCACGGCTATGAGGCCGTCTCCCTTCAACAAATCGGTAAACAATGCGGTGTGTCCAAGCAGGCTATATATTATCATTTCGCAAGCAAGCCGGAACTATTCAGCGTCGCGATGACAACCATGCTTCAGAACATCCGGACAGTGACCTCCAGACTGCTGGATGATGCCGGCCAGCTGGAGCAGGGACTGGTGCTTTTGGCTGAGGCCAGATTAGCGAATCCCCATGCTGAAATGGTTACAATGATGAGAGAGGCCGAGCCTTTTCTTGAAAAATCTCAGCTTCATGCTATCCGGGAAGCAGAGCAGCAGATTCACGAATTGTTAGCAGGCCATTTCAGGCTGGCCATCAGCCGGAATTTTCTTCGTGAAGAAGATCCTATGTTCCTGGCGGAGAGCTTTTCGACCCTTATGCTAATGGGGAATCGAGAAAGCACCCTTCCCAAATATGAATCCCCTCTTGTCCTGGGGCAGAAGCTGGTAGCCCTTTTCCTTCAAGGGGCGAAGGCACATTGA
- the cntF gene encoding staphylopine uptake ABC transporter ATP-binding protein CntF, with translation MHTLEVSNLRIWDEQTDKILVKDSSFQIEPESCLAIVGESGSGKSVTCRAIMRLNKANIRHTGSIKLAGLELSELSEAEMRKLRGRQLGLIMQNGMRAFDPSSVVGSHFKETLKQHYGWSQAEITARMARAMENVMLKDPVALMNKYPHQLSGGMLQRMMIALAIVLKPTLIIADEPTSALDTLSQYEVMEQLITLKAETGCSMIFVSHDLSAVKRIADDVAVMRNGEIIESGTAAEIFTNTQHAYTKYLIDAKQALNSHFIRSMGGLALVDR, from the coding sequence ATGCATACGCTGGAGGTTTCAAATTTACGAATATGGGATGAGCAAACGGACAAGATCCTTGTCAAGGATAGTTCCTTTCAGATCGAGCCCGAGAGCTGTCTGGCTATTGTAGGAGAGAGCGGCAGCGGCAAGTCTGTAACCTGCCGTGCAATAATGCGGCTGAACAAAGCAAATATCAGACACACCGGCAGCATTAAGCTTGCCGGACTGGAGCTCTCAGAGCTCTCCGAAGCGGAAATGCGGAAGCTAAGGGGCAGGCAGTTAGGACTGATCATGCAAAACGGGATGCGGGCCTTCGATCCTTCCAGTGTTGTCGGCAGTCATTTCAAAGAGACGTTAAAGCAGCATTACGGCTGGAGCCAAGCAGAAATTACGGCAAGGATGGCCAGAGCTATGGAAAACGTTATGCTTAAGGACCCGGTAGCACTGATGAATAAATATCCGCATCAGCTATCGGGAGGCATGCTGCAGCGGATGATGATTGCACTGGCAATCGTTCTAAAACCAACGCTGATTATCGCCGATGAACCAACCTCCGCACTGGACACCTTATCCCAGTATGAGGTTATGGAGCAGTTAATCACCCTTAAGGCTGAAACCGGCTGCTCTATGATTTTTGTGTCGCATGATCTTAGCGCGGTAAAGCGGATTGCAGATGATGTCGCGGTTATGAGAAACGGCGAGATTATCGAGAGTGGAACAGCAGCCGAGATTTTCACTAATACTCAGCATGCTTACACCAAGTATCTTATCGATGCGAAGCAGGCATTGAACAGCCACTTCATCCGGAGTATGGGAGGACTTGCACTTGTTGACCGTTAA